In Phenylobacterium koreense, one DNA window encodes the following:
- a CDS encoding vWA domain-containing protein — protein MQAPMPAIPPLPVPPVQKRLDEVTVTGQAVAPTAAPRRPPIVMTFPPQADTERYPNAQANPIRQVAQDPVSTFSVDVDTASYANVRRFLNEGARPPADSVRVEELINYFDYGYRQPASRQEPFAPYVAVVPSPWSKDRQIVHIGLQGYDLPSKTQPPLNLVFLVDTSGSMWGPDRLPLATKAMNLLVDQLGPKDRVAIVAYAGSAGAVLAPTDGRSKLKVRCALGALRAGGSTAGGQGLALAYDLAKQNFDPKAVNRVILMTDGDFNVGVADPARLKDLVSDQRKSGVYLSVYGFGRGNYNDTMMQTLAQNGNGTAAYVDTLSEARKLFREDFSSSLFPIADDVKIQVEFNPAQVSEYRLIGYETRMLAREDFNNDQVDAGEVGSNASVTALYEITPAGARPSSDPLRYGVSEHPAATGSELAYLKVRYKLPGEANSRLIERAIGRGDAYASLAAAPEASRWAVSVAGFGQLLKRDPRIDASFGWPQVIDIAQGARGDDPFGLRAEFVQLARTAGEAVPKGD, from the coding sequence ATGCAGGCTCCGATGCCGGCCATTCCGCCCTTGCCGGTCCCGCCGGTGCAGAAGCGGCTCGACGAGGTCACCGTCACCGGACAGGCCGTCGCGCCCACCGCCGCACCGCGAAGGCCGCCCATCGTCATGACGTTTCCGCCGCAGGCGGACACCGAGCGCTACCCGAACGCCCAGGCTAATCCGATCAGGCAGGTCGCGCAGGACCCGGTCTCGACCTTCTCGGTCGACGTGGACACCGCCTCCTACGCCAATGTCCGCCGCTTCCTGAACGAGGGCGCGCGGCCGCCGGCGGACTCGGTGCGGGTCGAGGAGCTGATCAACTATTTCGACTACGGCTATCGCCAGCCGGCGAGCCGGCAGGAGCCCTTCGCCCCTTATGTGGCGGTCGTTCCCTCGCCCTGGTCGAAGGACCGGCAAATCGTTCACATTGGGCTGCAAGGCTATGATCTGCCGAGCAAAACCCAGCCGCCGCTGAACCTGGTGTTCCTGGTGGATACGTCCGGCTCGATGTGGGGCCCCGACCGCCTGCCGCTGGCGACCAAGGCGATGAACCTGCTGGTCGACCAGCTCGGACCGAAGGACCGGGTGGCGATCGTCGCCTATGCCGGATCGGCTGGGGCGGTGCTGGCCCCGACCGACGGGCGCAGCAAGCTGAAGGTCCGCTGCGCGCTGGGCGCGCTGCGGGCGGGCGGATCGACCGCCGGCGGCCAGGGACTGGCCCTGGCCTACGACCTGGCCAAGCAGAACTTCGATCCCAAGGCGGTGAACCGGGTCATCCTGATGACCGACGGCGACTTCAACGTCGGGGTCGCCGATCCGGCCAGGCTGAAGGATCTGGTGTCCGACCAGCGCAAGAGCGGGGTCTATCTGTCGGTCTACGGCTTCGGTCGCGGCAACTACAACGACACCATGATGCAGACCCTGGCCCAGAACGGGAACGGGACCGCGGCCTACGTCGACACCCTGAGCGAGGCCCGCAAGCTGTTCCGCGAGGACTTCTCCAGCTCGCTCTTCCCGATCGCAGACGACGTGAAGATCCAGGTCGAGTTCAACCCGGCGCAGGTGAGCGAATACCGGCTGATCGGCTACGAGACGCGGATGCTGGCCCGGGAGGACTTCAACAACGACCAGGTCGACGCCGGCGAGGTGGGTTCGAACGCCTCGGTCACCGCGCTCTACGAGATCACTCCGGCCGGGGCGCGGCCCTCCAGCGACCCATTGCGCTATGGCGTGTCCGAGCACCCGGCCGCGACCGGATCGGAGCTGGCCTATCTGAAGGTGCGCTACAAGCTGCCGGGCGAGGCGAACTCGCGCCTGATCGAGCGCGCCATCGGCCGGGGCGACGCCTACGCTTCCCTGGCGGCGGCGCCGGAGGCCAGCCGGTGGGCGGTGTCGGTGGCGGGCTTCGGCCAGCTTCTGAAGCGCGATCCGCGGATCGATGCAAGCTTCGGCTGGCCGCAGGTGATCGACATCGCCCAGGGCGCACGCGGGGACGATCCGTTCGGGCTGCGGGCCGAGTTCGTGCAGCTCGCCAGGACCGCCGGCGAAGCTGTTCCGAAGGGGGATTGA
- a CDS encoding glycosyltransferase, with amino-acid sequence MGFHLIDTTMMYAPRSGGVKRYLHEKRDWLNKRRPDINHTLVVPGATTGLASHGVVTVAAARLPFGDGYRMPASTTKWETVIRMLEPDIIEAGDMFVPGHAALEAGEALGVPVVGFCHTDAAALAALHFGEWAEAPAMKHWAATFQRFDRVVAPSRHIAQRLAEGGVERVSVQALGVDTDLFHPSKADPQKLRRKLGLPAEARLLVFAGRPAREKNIESLICAVERLGAPYHLLLVGAGKDTHYSSRVIPMGYERDPVKLAGIIASCDALVHANENEPFGLVVLEALAAGLPVVGPSRGGVSEMIDEQVGQRAATVDPAGMAEAIEALFARDLAPIKAAARRRAEQRHRWDNTFEALTRIYGELVAGRAAATPVAMSA; translated from the coding sequence ATGGGTTTCCACCTAATCGACACGACGATGATGTACGCTCCTCGCTCCGGCGGGGTGAAGCGATACCTCCATGAGAAGCGCGACTGGCTGAACAAGCGGCGTCCCGACATCAATCACACCCTGGTCGTGCCCGGCGCGACCACCGGGCTTGCGTCGCACGGCGTCGTCACTGTGGCGGCGGCGCGCCTGCCCTTCGGCGACGGCTATCGGATGCCGGCCTCGACCACGAAGTGGGAGACGGTGATCCGGATGCTGGAGCCGGACATCATCGAAGCCGGCGACATGTTCGTACCCGGCCACGCTGCGCTGGAGGCCGGCGAGGCGTTGGGCGTTCCGGTGGTCGGCTTCTGCCACACCGACGCGGCGGCGCTGGCGGCGCTGCACTTCGGCGAATGGGCCGAGGCGCCGGCGATGAAGCATTGGGCGGCCACCTTCCAGCGGTTCGACCGCGTGGTCGCGCCGAGCCGCCACATCGCCCAGCGCCTGGCTGAGGGCGGGGTGGAGCGGGTGAGCGTCCAGGCGCTGGGCGTCGACACCGACCTCTTCCATCCCAGCAAGGCCGACCCGCAGAAGCTGCGCCGCAAGCTGGGGCTTCCCGCCGAGGCGCGGCTGTTGGTGTTCGCCGGCCGTCCGGCCCGCGAAAAGAACATCGAGAGCCTGATCTGCGCCGTCGAGCGCCTGGGCGCGCCCTACCACCTGCTGCTGGTCGGCGCGGGCAAGGACACCCATTACTCGTCGCGCGTCATCCCGATGGGCTACGAGCGCGATCCGGTGAAGCTGGCCGGGATCATCGCCAGTTGCGACGCCCTGGTGCACGCCAACGAAAACGAGCCCTTCGGCCTGGTGGTGCTGGAGGCGCTGGCCGCCGGCCTGCCGGTGGTGGGGCCCTCGCGCGGCGGTGTCTCGGAGATGATCGACGAGCAGGTCGGGCAACGCGCCGCCACCGTCGATCCGGCCGGCATGGCCGAGGCCATCGAGGCGCTGTTCGCCCGCGACCTTGCCCCGATCAAGGCGGCCGCCCGGCGCCGGGCCGAGCAACGGCATCGCTGGGACAACACCTTCGAGGCGCTGACCCGGATCTACGGCGAACTGGTGGCCGGCCGCGCCGCCGCCACACCGGTGGCGATGAGCGCCTGA
- a CDS encoding acyl-CoA dehydrogenase family protein has translation MDFNDSPEEAAYRQKVREWLAANAPKKVESADPEGGDDLAAAKAWQAKKAAAGYACITWPKEWGGQGGTPVQNVIFSQEEANYPTPGNPFQIGLGMCLPTVMTFADEATKKRFVGPAIRGEEIWSQLFSEPAGGSDVAGSRTKAERAPDGSGDWIINGQKVWTTGAQFSDYGIVIVRTNPDVPKHKGLTMFWIDMKDPAVEVKPIHQMSGGSGFNEVFFTNLRVKDSQRLGAEGDGWKVSLVTLMNERLAVGGATGSGWSEFMEAARQTPSLDGGSALKDQALREKLADWYVQAEGLKHTRNRTMTALSRGQTPGPESSIGKIISAGQMQDLANTAIEMLDQYGIINDETLAPLKASFHWSLMFAPGLRIAGGTDEILRNIIAERVLGLPGDIRVDKDIPFKDLPTGR, from the coding sequence ATGGATTTCAACGACTCCCCCGAAGAAGCCGCCTATCGCCAGAAGGTCCGCGAATGGCTCGCCGCCAACGCGCCGAAGAAGGTCGAGAGCGCCGATCCCGAGGGCGGCGACGACCTCGCCGCCGCTAAGGCGTGGCAGGCCAAGAAGGCGGCCGCCGGCTACGCCTGCATCACCTGGCCCAAGGAGTGGGGCGGGCAGGGCGGCACGCCGGTCCAGAACGTCATCTTCAGCCAGGAAGAGGCGAACTACCCGACCCCCGGCAATCCGTTCCAGATCGGCCTGGGCATGTGCCTGCCGACGGTGATGACCTTCGCCGACGAGGCGACCAAGAAGCGCTTCGTGGGGCCGGCGATCCGTGGCGAGGAGATCTGGAGCCAGCTCTTCTCCGAGCCGGCCGGCGGCTCAGACGTCGCCGGTTCCCGCACCAAGGCGGAGCGGGCGCCTGACGGCTCGGGCGACTGGATCATCAACGGCCAGAAGGTCTGGACCACCGGCGCGCAGTTCTCCGACTATGGCATCGTGATCGTCCGCACCAACCCCGACGTGCCCAAGCACAAGGGGCTGACCATGTTCTGGATCGACATGAAGGATCCGGCGGTCGAGGTGAAGCCGATCCACCAGATGTCCGGCGGCTCAGGCTTCAACGAGGTGTTCTTCACCAATCTGCGAGTGAAGGACAGCCAGCGCCTCGGGGCGGAGGGCGATGGCTGGAAGGTCAGCCTGGTGACCCTGATGAACGAGCGTCTCGCCGTGGGCGGGGCGACCGGCTCCGGCTGGTCGGAGTTCATGGAGGCCGCGCGCCAGACGCCGAGCCTCGACGGCGGCTCGGCCCTCAAGGACCAGGCCCTGCGCGAGAAGCTGGCCGACTGGTACGTCCAGGCCGAGGGGCTCAAGCACACCCGCAACCGCACCATGACCGCCCTGTCGCGCGGCCAGACGCCCGGGCCGGAAAGCTCGATCGGCAAGATCATCTCAGCCGGCCAGATGCAGGATCTCGCCAATACGGCGATCGAGATGCTGGATCAGTACGGGATCATCAACGACGAGACCCTCGCGCCGCTCAAGGCGTCCTTCCACTGGTCGCTGATGTTCGCGCCTGGCCTGCGCATCGCCGGCGGCACCGACGAAATCCTGCGCAACATCATCGCCGAGCGTGTCCTTGGCCTGCCCGGCGACATTCGCGTGGACAAGGACATCCCGTTCAAGGACCTGCCGACCGGGCGGTAG
- a CDS encoding acyl-CoA dehydrogenase family protein yields the protein MNFDFSDDQKFLKGEARKFLEANCATSRVRKVLDDESVAYDEALWKQVAAQGWLGAAIPEQHGGLGLGRLELCVIAEELGRVVAPIPFASTVYFLAEAIMLAGDDAQKAQILPKIAAGEVIGAVATSEGPGVTGPATLQASVEGGKLSGVKIPVTDGDIATLALVLAKENGKPGLFLADLAHPSVKREAVRTLDPTRDAARLVFDQTPVARLGAAGEGFALLEQVFDRAAVLLAFEQTGGADRCLEMAKAYALERYAFGRVIASYQAIKHKLADMYVKNELARSNAYYGAWALNTDAPELPVAASAARIAASDAFWFASKENIQTHGGIGFTWEMDCHLYYRRSRQLSLVAGAPRVWKERLVSHIERRNAQAA from the coding sequence ATGAACTTCGACTTCTCTGACGATCAGAAATTCCTCAAGGGCGAGGCGCGCAAGTTCCTCGAGGCGAACTGCGCGACTTCGCGGGTGCGCAAGGTGCTCGACGACGAGTCCGTCGCCTACGACGAGGCGCTCTGGAAGCAGGTCGCCGCTCAGGGCTGGCTCGGCGCGGCCATCCCCGAGCAGCACGGCGGTCTGGGCCTTGGCCGGCTGGAGCTCTGCGTGATCGCCGAGGAGCTGGGCCGGGTGGTCGCCCCGATCCCCTTCGCCTCCACGGTCTACTTCCTGGCCGAAGCGATCATGCTGGCCGGTGACGACGCCCAGAAGGCGCAGATCCTGCCGAAGATCGCTGCCGGCGAGGTGATCGGCGCGGTGGCGACCTCCGAAGGCCCTGGCGTCACGGGCCCCGCCACGCTTCAGGCCAGCGTCGAGGGCGGCAAGCTCTCCGGCGTGAAGATCCCGGTCACCGACGGCGACATCGCCACGCTCGCCCTGGTGCTGGCCAAGGAGAACGGCAAGCCGGGGCTTTTCCTGGCCGACCTTGCCCACCCCAGCGTGAAACGCGAGGCGGTCCGCACGCTCGATCCGACGCGCGACGCCGCCAGGCTCGTCTTCGACCAGACCCCGGTCGCCCGCCTGGGCGCCGCCGGCGAGGGCTTTGCGCTGCTGGAACAGGTCTTCGATCGCGCCGCCGTCCTCCTGGCCTTCGAACAGACCGGCGGCGCCGACCGCTGCCTGGAGATGGCCAAGGCCTACGCGCTTGAGCGCTACGCCTTCGGCCGGGTGATCGCCTCCTACCAGGCCATCAAGCACAAGCTGGCCGACATGTACGTCAAGAACGAGCTGGCCCGTTCCAACGCCTATTACGGCGCCTGGGCGCTGAACACCGACGCGCCGGAGCTGCCGGTCGCGGCCAGCGCCGCGCGGATCGCCGCCAGTGACGCCTTTTGGTTCGCCTCCAAGGAGAACATCCAGACCCACGGCGGCATCGGCTTCACCTGGGAAATGGACTGCCACCTCTATTACCGGCGCTCGCGCCAGCTTTCGCTCGTGGCCGGCGCGCCGCGGGTCTGGAAGGAGCGGCTGGTCAGCCATATCGAGCGCCGCAACGCGCAAGCCGCCTGA
- the pepN gene encoding aminopeptidase N: protein MRTDTPQPIRLADYAPPAFLIDEVRLDFDLAPNTTRVKAKLTVRRNGEHAQPLVLNGERLKPVSVAIDGRVLAEAERTIDAEFLTIPNAPDAFVLETEVEIDPENNKALEGLYMSGGRFCTQCEAEGFRKITWYPDRPDVLSRFTVRIEADRKFRHLLSNGNLIDAGELPGGRHFAVWNDPFPKPCYLFALVGGELDVLEDKLVTMTGRTVDLRIYVDPGMAPRAAYAMDALKRSMKWDEETFGREYDLDLFMIVAVRDFNFGAMENKGLNIFNSSLLLADPATATDMDYERIESVVAHEYFHNWTGDRITCRDWFQLCLKEGLTVFRDQSFSADMRGHAVQRIKDVKALRARQFAEDQGPLAHPVRPSSYLKIDNFYTATIYEKGSEVIRMLKTLIGPEAFRKGMDLYFERWDGHATTVEEFIRCFADVTGRDFEGFFAWYEQAGTPRVSLKQSYDAAARTLELELAQETPPTPGQPTKKPLPIPVTLGLLDGDGRTLAFERDGQAADETLIVLDQASAKVTLTGVDAAPVVSALRGFSSPVELTTDARASDRYVQLAGDADLFNRWEAGQELARALILARAKGAADEVSEERYAEALGRALNDQASDPAFKALLLALPSESDLALAMAPADPAAIHAARDALRLRLSLHLTEDLQRLHIGLQELGEFSPDAASAGRRALRNAALDLLAANPRAETGELADGHYRAAANMTDAMGGLSALMQIGGDLYENALTDFFQRWKAEPLVIDKWFALQARDPDESALGRVMGLTAHPAFDEKNPNRLRALVSTFANFNPARFHDPSGAGYRFLADQILAVDGFNPMTAARLVEPLGGWRRYKPELGALMRKELERIAGTEGLSKNVYELATKALAD from the coding sequence ATGCGCACAGACACGCCCCAGCCGATCCGGCTCGCCGACTACGCCCCACCCGCCTTTCTGATCGACGAGGTCCGGCTGGACTTCGACCTGGCGCCGAACACCACGCGGGTGAAGGCGAAGCTGACGGTGCGGCGCAACGGCGAGCACGCCCAGCCGCTGGTGCTGAACGGCGAGCGGCTGAAGCCGGTCTCGGTGGCGATCGACGGACGGGTGCTGGCGGAAGCCGAGCGGACCATCGACGCCGAGTTCCTGACCATCCCGAACGCGCCCGACGCCTTCGTGCTGGAGACCGAGGTCGAGATCGACCCGGAGAACAACAAGGCGCTGGAAGGCCTCTACATGTCCGGCGGCCGCTTCTGCACCCAGTGCGAGGCCGAAGGCTTCCGCAAGATCACCTGGTATCCGGACCGGCCCGACGTGCTGTCTCGCTTCACGGTGCGGATCGAGGCCGACCGCAAGTTCCGGCACCTGCTGTCCAACGGCAACCTGATCGATGCCGGCGAGCTGCCTGGCGGGCGTCACTTCGCCGTCTGGAACGACCCCTTCCCCAAGCCCTGCTACCTCTTCGCCCTGGTGGGCGGCGAACTGGACGTGCTGGAAGACAAGCTGGTCACCATGACCGGCCGCACGGTCGACCTGCGCATCTATGTCGATCCGGGCATGGCGCCGCGCGCCGCCTACGCCATGGACGCGCTCAAGCGCTCGATGAAGTGGGACGAGGAGACGTTCGGGCGCGAGTACGACCTGGACCTCTTCATGATCGTCGCCGTGCGTGACTTCAACTTCGGGGCGATGGAGAACAAGGGGCTGAACATCTTCAACTCCTCGCTCCTGCTGGCCGATCCGGCGACCGCCACCGACATGGACTATGAGCGGATCGAGAGCGTCGTCGCCCACGAATACTTCCACAACTGGACCGGCGACCGGATCACCTGCCGTGACTGGTTCCAGCTCTGCCTGAAGGAGGGCCTGACCGTCTTCCGCGACCAGAGCTTCTCGGCCGACATGCGTGGCCATGCGGTGCAACGGATCAAGGACGTGAAAGCGCTGCGCGCCCGGCAGTTCGCCGAGGATCAGGGGCCGCTGGCCCACCCGGTGCGGCCGTCCAGCTATCTGAAAATCGACAACTTCTACACCGCGACCATCTACGAGAAGGGGTCGGAGGTGATCCGGATGCTGAAGACCCTGATCGGTCCCGAGGCGTTCCGGAAGGGCATGGACCTCTATTTCGAGCGCTGGGACGGCCACGCCACCACGGTGGAGGAATTCATCCGCTGCTTCGCCGACGTGACCGGCCGCGATTTCGAGGGCTTCTTCGCCTGGTACGAGCAGGCCGGGACGCCCAGGGTCTCGCTCAAGCAAAGCTATGACGCGGCGGCCCGGACGCTGGAACTGGAGCTGGCGCAGGAAACTCCGCCGACGCCAGGCCAGCCGACCAAGAAGCCGCTGCCGATCCCAGTCACCCTGGGGCTGCTGGACGGCGACGGACGGACCCTTGCCTTCGAGCGCGACGGCCAGGCGGCCGACGAAACCCTGATCGTGCTGGACCAGGCGAGCGCCAAGGTCACCCTGACCGGCGTGGACGCCGCGCCGGTGGTATCGGCCTTGCGAGGCTTCTCCTCGCCCGTCGAGCTGACCACCGATGCGCGGGCCTCCGACCGTTATGTCCAGCTCGCCGGTGACGCCGACCTGTTCAACCGTTGGGAGGCCGGGCAGGAACTGGCCCGCGCCCTGATCCTGGCCCGCGCCAAGGGCGCTGCAGACGAGGTGAGCGAAGAGCGCTATGCCGAGGCCCTGGGCCGCGCGCTCAACGACCAGGCCTCGGACCCAGCCTTCAAGGCCCTGCTGCTGGCCCTGCCCAGCGAATCCGATCTAGCCCTGGCGATGGCGCCGGCCGATCCGGCGGCGATCCACGCCGCCCGCGACGCCCTGCGGCTACGCCTGTCGCTGCACCTGACCGAAGACCTGCAGCGCCTGCATATCGGGCTGCAGGAACTGGGCGAATTCTCGCCGGACGCCGCCAGCGCCGGACGCCGGGCCCTGCGCAACGCCGCGCTCGACCTGCTGGCGGCCAACCCGCGCGCCGAGACCGGCGAACTCGCCGACGGACACTATCGCGCGGCGGCGAACATGACCGACGCCATGGGCGGGCTCTCGGCCCTGATGCAGATCGGCGGCGACCTCTACGAGAACGCGCTGACGGACTTCTTCCAACGCTGGAAGGCCGAACCGCTGGTGATCGACAAGTGGTTCGCGCTGCAGGCCCGCGATCCCGACGAGAGCGCGCTGGGCCGCGTCATGGGCCTGACCGCGCATCCGGCCTTCGACGAGAAGAACCCCAACCGGCTGCGGGCGCTGGTCTCGACCTTCGCCAACTTCAATCCGGCCAGGTTCCACGACCCGAGCGGCGCCGGGTACCGCTTCCTGGCCGACCAGATCCTGGCAGTGGACGGCTTCAACCCGATGACCGCGGCTCGGCTGGTCGAGCCCCTCGGCGGCTGGCGTCGCTACAAGCCCGAGCTCGGCGCTCTGATGCGCAAGGAGCTGGAGCGGATCGCCGGAACCGAAGGCCTGTCGAAGAACGTCTACGAACTGGCCACCAAGGCGCTGGCCGACTGA
- a CDS encoding PAS domain-containing sensor histidine kinase, protein MAGRGGGKDVTGSRPSHLRGAAVAGGRLAASRTFARIALLSTLLLVCTLVAVIQASRPLAGLDARQIAWLAAPAALACLIGLILVLEGRRVANAQQAFIDSEQRFRMAAEAARCGIWEWDLSTDEIFMSDVTAAILGLGASGIVPGQSILDRVAPDHRDRLRQALSTAAIYGVFDVSFRTAAATNGRSVWVDARGQAFGQPTDEGYSRIIGVALDVTEERKAQARAQAAEGRLRDAIESVSEGFVLWDRNGRLLLCNHNFRSFFALDSSVLKPGVTRKQVDRMARLAVRQATPSLNGKPGVHEAELRDGRWVQISERRTAEGRLVITASDITAIKSQEETRRRNEAQLQALVADLERSQEQLSELARKYEAEKVRAEGANKAKSEFLANMSHELRTPLNAINGFSEIMVGEMFGALGDTRYKGYAQDILSSGQHLLALINDILDMSKIEAGKMNLRFEPLALDEVVEDAVRLVRNRAEAAGLVMAIELPPLPEVEADYRALKQVLLNILSNAIKFTPRGGRITIKAEGRRGPLGDHVRVSVQDTGIGIAQDDLPRLARPFEQVESQQHAKSTQGTGLGLALTKSLVEMHGGLLDVQSAPGEGTLVSFTVPLQQAGDSPAKGVVAA, encoded by the coding sequence TTGGCCGGACGCGGAGGCGGCAAGGATGTGACCGGCTCTCGGCCAAGTCACCTGCGCGGCGCGGCCGTTGCAGGCGGCAGGCTCGCGGCCAGCCGCACCTTCGCGCGCATCGCCCTGCTCTCGACCCTGCTGCTGGTCTGCACTCTGGTTGCGGTGATCCAGGCTTCCCGCCCGCTCGCCGGCCTCGACGCCCGGCAGATCGCCTGGCTGGCGGCGCCCGCGGCCCTGGCCTGCCTCATCGGCCTGATCCTGGTCCTGGAAGGCCGCCGCGTCGCCAACGCGCAGCAGGCCTTCATCGATTCCGAGCAGCGCTTCCGGATGGCGGCGGAAGCGGCCCGGTGCGGCATCTGGGAATGGGACCTCTCGACGGACGAGATCTTCATGTCAGACGTCACCGCGGCGATCCTCGGACTGGGCGCAAGCGGGATCGTGCCCGGGCAGAGCATCCTCGATCGGGTCGCGCCCGATCACCGCGACCGCCTGCGCCAGGCGCTCTCGACGGCGGCGATCTATGGCGTGTTCGACGTTTCGTTCCGAACGGCTGCGGCGACAAACGGGCGCTCGGTCTGGGTGGACGCCCGCGGCCAGGCTTTCGGCCAGCCGACTGACGAGGGCTACTCCCGCATCATCGGCGTGGCGCTCGACGTCACCGAAGAGCGCAAGGCTCAGGCCCGCGCGCAAGCGGCGGAAGGGCGGCTGCGCGACGCCATTGAAAGCGTCTCCGAGGGCTTCGTGCTCTGGGACCGCAACGGCCGCCTGCTGCTCTGCAATCACAACTTCCGCAGCTTCTTTGCGCTGGATTCCAGCGTGCTCAAGCCGGGCGTGACCCGCAAACAGGTGGATCGCATGGCCAGGCTTGCCGTCCGGCAGGCCACGCCGAGCCTGAACGGCAAGCCGGGAGTGCACGAGGCCGAGTTGCGCGACGGTCGCTGGGTCCAGATATCCGAGCGGCGGACGGCCGAGGGCCGCCTGGTGATCACCGCCAGCGACATCACCGCGATCAAGTCGCAGGAAGAAACCCGCAGGCGCAATGAGGCGCAGCTCCAGGCGCTGGTGGCCGACCTGGAACGCAGCCAGGAGCAGCTCTCCGAACTGGCCCGCAAGTACGAGGCCGAGAAGGTCCGGGCCGAGGGGGCCAACAAGGCCAAGAGCGAATTCCTGGCCAATATGAGCCATGAACTGCGCACGCCGCTGAACGCCATCAACGGCTTCTCCGAGATCATGGTCGGGGAGATGTTCGGGGCGCTGGGGGACACCCGCTACAAGGGCTACGCGCAGGACATCCTGTCCTCGGGGCAGCATCTGCTGGCGTTGATCAACGACATCCTCGACATGTCGAAGATCGAGGCCGGGAAGATGAACCTGCGGTTCGAGCCGCTGGCGCTGGACGAGGTGGTCGAGGACGCGGTCCGGTTGGTGCGCAACCGCGCCGAGGCGGCCGGCCTCGTCATGGCCATTGAGCTGCCACCGCTGCCGGAGGTGGAGGCGGACTATCGCGCGCTGAAGCAGGTGCTGCTGAACATCCTCTCGAACGCCATCAAGTTCACGCCGCGCGGCGGGCGCATCACCATCAAGGCCGAGGGCCGCCGCGGCCCGTTGGGCGATCATGTTCGTGTGAGCGTGCAGGACACCGGCATCGGCATCGCCCAGGACGACCTGCCGCGGCTCGCCCGGCCCTTCGAGCAGGTGGAGAGCCAGCAGCACGCGAAGTCCACCCAGGGGACCGGACTCGGGCTGGCGCTCACCAAGTCGCTGGTGGAGATGCACGGCGGCCTGCTGGACGTGCAGAGCGCGCCCGGCGAAGGGACGCTGGTCAGCTTCACCGTTCCGCTGCAGCAGGCCGGCGACAGTCCGGCCAAGGGCGTGGTCGCCGCCTAG
- a CDS encoding periplasmic heavy metal sensor, with the protein MSRKSLLIVLFVSLALNLFLIGTVAGGLVVGQRFRAAHPMPARVGVQPPLWRAADGLSQEQRNAYRAALRSGGPQMRDAMRQVRVARQDAWRALADEPFDAAAARRRLAEIRTQEARARGLVDDKVVDFAAGLSPAERTILVKGLTEPRGRGEPPHRR; encoded by the coding sequence GTGAGCCGCAAGTCGCTGTTGATCGTCCTGTTCGTGTCCCTGGCCCTGAACCTCTTCCTGATCGGAACCGTGGCCGGAGGCCTGGTGGTCGGCCAGCGGTTCCGGGCGGCCCATCCGATGCCGGCGCGGGTCGGCGTCCAGCCGCCGCTCTGGCGCGCGGCCGATGGTCTTTCACAGGAGCAGCGCAACGCCTATCGCGCCGCCCTGCGTAGCGGCGGGCCGCAGATGCGCGACGCCATGCGCCAGGTGCGGGTCGCCCGTCAGGACGCCTGGCGCGCACTGGCGGACGAGCCTTTCGACGCCGCGGCCGCCCGGCGACGCCTCGCCGAGATCAGGACGCAGGAAGCCCGGGCCAGGGGCCTGGTCGACGACAAGGTGGTCGATTTCGCCGCCGGCCTCTCGCCCGCCGAACGGACGATCCTCGTCAAGGGCCTGACTGAGCCCCGCGGCCGGGGCGAGCCGCCGCACCGCCGCTAG
- a CDS encoding RNA polymerase sigma factor: MDDPDEELLARVGRGDPAAVRALMGRKLPRVLALAQRMLGDPAEGEDVAQEAFLRAWKQAPQWKPGQARFDTWLHRVALNLCYDRLRRRREVTVALVPERADEGPAPDRGLQARDIGTRVAAAMQALPDRQREAIVLCHYQELSNIEAAGLMGVSVDALESLLARGRRNLRGALSDMAGH, encoded by the coding sequence TTGGACGATCCCGACGAGGAATTGCTGGCGCGCGTGGGGCGGGGGGATCCTGCCGCCGTTCGCGCCCTCATGGGGCGCAAGCTGCCGCGGGTGCTTGCCCTGGCCCAACGCATGCTCGGCGACCCCGCCGAGGGGGAGGATGTGGCTCAGGAGGCCTTCCTCCGGGCCTGGAAGCAGGCGCCGCAGTGGAAGCCGGGCCAGGCGCGCTTCGACACCTGGCTGCATCGCGTGGCGCTCAATCTCTGCTACGACCGGCTTCGAAGGCGGCGGGAGGTTACTGTGGCGCTTGTGCCTGAACGTGCCGATGAAGGCCCGGCCCCGGACCGGGGATTGCAGGCTCGGGATATCGGGACCAGGGTCGCCGCCGCGATGCAGGCCCTGCCGGACCGCCAGCGGGAGGCGATCGTGCTTTGCCATTATCAGGAGCTCTCGAATATCGAGGCGGCCGGGCTGATGGGCGTCAGCGTCGATGCGCTGGAGAGCCTGCTGGCGCGGGGCCGCCGCAACTTGCGGGGGGCGCTCTCGGACATGGCGGGACATTAG